The genomic interval AGCTCAGGCCAAAGCCTTTAAGGATAAGGTAGATGTCGCATCAGTTATTGTCACCAAACTGGATGGTCACGCGAAAGGAGGAGGCGCTCTTAGTGCGTAAGTCTGTTTATTGCTATGGATTTGTGGTAATAGGTTCATTTCTATTCTAAATAACCTGAATAATTATCAGTAAGGATCTTATTGGCCACTTGGGTATGTGTTGCGTAGCactatttttacttttgttttcttTAATATGTTCATAGAAATTCCCATCCAATACTTGAAGGAACACCGAAGTGTGACTTACATGATTAattcacaattttatttttttttccctgtatctTTTAGTGTTGCTGCTACAAAGAGTCCAATTATTTTCATTGGAACTGGAGAACATATTGATGACTTTGAACCATTTAAAACACAGCCTTTTATTAGCAAACTCCTAGGTAAGTAAATGAAATTAGGGTAGGgtataataaaacaaaaatatatgcGGTATGTAAAAAATCTAGCACCACCgatttagggttagttcacatgtgtttggctaagttcacacggggggttggtggggaggattttggcaccaagagggACACAGTGATccgcgtcactctctggtcaaaacctgcctgccacgactgtcgttgtcgcggcttcccccctaGAGTAGgcttaaatgaatgggccgaccacGGAGGTCGCTGCCGCCaccgagctgtggaatccacctgaagaaaaaaaGCAGCCTGGCGGTCTCTATggaccactattgtgagggggtggattatgacgtggcttatgcgccataatccacccccgctgtgcccgtgtgaacggacccttagggtggtcgaggaatttggtcaggaaaaaatccgtttcaggaattaggaagcttttttttttttttttttttttttttgagcgttTTTTTGACATGAGGtggttttttgaagcttttttttgaggcggttttcgtttcaggttttttcctccagcacagtgaatggatcttgaaaaaaaacgcctggcatgttttggagcgttttttttgcctcccattgacttttaatgatttcctgaggcggaatccgcctgaagaaaggtcatatcgcttcttttttccgctagcggtctacataggccTCTATCGTGAGGGGGCGGAtaccgcatcaaaatccacccactcttgccccgtgtgaacgagctcttagtGGTTTCCATTGACCTTGCTGGCGTCCTGGAGTGATAAAGTGCTGTACGTGCACATGTGACCCCCTTCAGCCAATAACTGGTCTCCTCTTACCATATATCTCCACATCTCCGACCAGTTCAGTACTAGTTTTCTACCATCTCTGTGTGTCAGGTTTCCCATTGGaaagttttttgtgtgctttttcatttttaatgttctatttttctttatcccTTTTGTTTCTTGCAGGAATGGGAGATATTGAAGGTTTGATTGATAAGGTGAATGAGTTGAAGTTGGATGACAATGAGGCGTTGATAGAGAAACTGAAACACGGTAAGCAAACTGGAAAAGTCTCAACACCTTTGAGAAGTGGGGGATATACATTCATTGCCAGTATTTTGTTCTATATTACGGAATAATATAGGCAGTAATATTGTATATTGTCTAATATAAGCCCTAATGTGGAATTTGCTGCAACTAACCCTTTTAACAGGCCGTGAGTAAGTTCAGAAGGATGACTTATTCATCTGCCTTCTAGCCTAGTCACCCGGCCTGCCCTCTGTAATTGCAGTCTTTGCAATCTGATAGAAAATTTTTAATAACCCCTTCTTTTTTTGTTTACCTTCTCAGGTCAATTCACACTTCGAGACATGTATGAACAGTTTCAAAATATCATGAAGATGGGTCCATTTAGTCAGATTTTGGTAAGTTCTTTGTACGGCTGGGCAATTTATGACAAAATTACAATGAATTGATCATTTTACCTCAGTAACGATTAATGGAGATTGTTTCATGGCCTTCCCTTTTTACATGCTGCCATGCTATATGCTTTTGATTATTGACCTGATTGGATAGCGTGCAGTTATtgacatatcctttagccaatggtagtgtgagacaggatggcatggatgcaaaataattgaaagAATTGGAGTGAGCAAGTTAACATTGATTGAGCTGACTTTTACTTTCAGTTTAATTGTTGAGCTGTAATTCTTTGTAATTTTTTGTAATTCTTTGTCTCAGTATTCTCAGTATTCTTTGTCTAGCTCTAGCTACTTGGATCATTtatgcttgatttttttttttaatgtagattgtgatctccATAAAGGCTCACATacatacattttccctatcagtatgtctttgtagtatgggaggaaatccacgcaaactcggggggacatacaaactccttgcaggtgttttttgtccttggcaagattcgaacccaggactccagcactacaaggctacagtgctaaccactgagccactgtgttgccccctggtGCTTAATTTTTTTTGAAGTAGTGAAATGGCATTTTTTAATAGTCAGCAAAGCCACAGACTTGTGTTCACACCCATTACCTCcccccaaagccaggaatggaaatAAAGAAAAGTATATGCTTATTGTAAATACTTTTTTTCCGCTTCTTCTTTAGGAGCCATATTTGTAGCTGCTTTGAGTTCGGTAATCCTTCTAATGAATTCTTTGCGTTTATTTAAAGGGCATGATTCCTGGTTTTGGACAAGACTTTATGAGCAAGGGTAACGAACAAGAATCAATGGCACGACTTAAGAAACTTATGACCATAATGGATAGCATGAATGATCAGGGTAAGTTTATGTTCTAGGGAAGAGATTAACAATGCTTTAATGTGACTATGCGCAGGAGCATATACTCATACTCAATTTCTGCAAGGTAAAGGGATTGTGTGATTAAGATGAAGCACAGTGTCCATGTCTCTTTTAACCTCTGATTTCCATGGCTAGCTTTTTCTGGACAGACATTTCCCAAGAGGCTCAGATTATGATTTACAGAAGGGGGGTTCACATGTGATGAGACCCTTCATGTCATGTCAGTATTCTTTAAAGGTTGCttctttaaaataaaatacaacatacATATATGCCTGATGCTTTGTCAGGTTATGTAGCTAGGGCCCCCTCTTCCTTTTGAGATGTGTAAAGTTAATTTCTGCCAGGTTACTTGGTCTTACAGGTTTGCTAATTCTAGAGATGTGATTAGATTTATTTCTCCTGTGTAAATTATTCTCCCTGACCTTTGTATCTTCTTCTTGTATCTTCTTCTTGGGGCTTTTGGGACTTATTTTCATATAAACATTTGTTTCCATTGCAGAACTCGATAACACAGATGGTGCCAAACTCTTCAGCAAACAGCCTGGGAGGATTCAGAGAGTGGCTAGGGGGTCGGGAGTATCTACAAGAGATGTACAGGAACTCTTAGCACAGTACACAAAGTTTGCACAAATGGTTAAAAAAATGGGTGGCATCAAAGGACTCTTCAAAGGTAAGCCGATGGCGTGCTTTTAAACACGAGGCATACTGCTATGTAAGGATTCAGTAGCTTACAGTGTGAGGAGCTGCATTGCACAGTACATAAAATTGTGCGTTCATTACATGTAACTTGCGCTGTCTAACTTCTAGGTGGTGACATGTCAAAAAATGTAAATCCTTCACAAATGGCCAAACTAAATCAGCAAATGGCAAAAATGATGGACCCCAGAGTTTTACAACACATGGGTAAGTGCTACCAGAcacttaaaaaaaagttattctttattcttttttAATGCTTATGCATCTTGCTCCTTGAATCATATAGTATATGGCAttttagtgtgtatatatagcttATATATGGTTTTGTAAACTATATTGTATACCAGTAGAGAAGGCAAATCTGCAGAGATGAGTTAGTCATTGTTCTGGCTTCAAGGGACCTGTTGCTCAGCTATAGCCTATGTTAGAGGTTGCATGGTTGCCTATGGAATCTGAAGAccgtttaagggctagttcacacaggggcaaggaggcggattttgacagcggatttcgcctcagaatccgcctccatacaatggtggtctatggagaccactagcgttcttttttccgctagcggcatgttccggagtcggcccattcatttgagccgactccggagggagaAGCCATGACGGTGACGGTCGTGGCAGgtaggttttgacccgagagtgacgcggctccctgcgtcactctcagtgccaaaatccgcccccgtgtgaatgagccctaaagggaatctgtcaggtgtGTGTTCTACCATAAAGTAGCCCCATCATGTGCTGTATGAAGTACTTGCCTTTCCATTGGTTCCCTCTGTAATTTTTCAGTTTCAGTAAAGTTCTGAATGTTTGAGAGCATACAAATGTATAGAAATaaagtaaaattttaaaaaatggaagACTTGTTTCCCCTTTCTAATAAACTCTTTCCCAGATATTAAATGACAAATAAAGACCCATCGATCaccaaaaaagaagcaaaaatgatttaaaaaaaaaaaaaaacaagcacaaaCATTAAAGTTCGAACTAGGGAAAAGGACctagtcatgaagtggttaaaaggattctatcattaaaatcacttttttttttttttttcgatcacacgttggaatagccttaagaaaggctattcttctcctaccgttagatgtcttctccgctctgccgtttggtagaaattcaggttttcatctgtatgcaaatgagttctctcgccgcactgggggcgtctccaatgctgtgagagaactcaccagcgccgtctccatctttttctggaacggcctctgttTTTGGCTGCTACGTGCGGATTTTCTTTCTTGGCAAAATGTTGGTGAATTAAACTATTTCTTCTTGCGTTTTGCAGGTGGGATGGCAGGCCTACAGTCTATGATGAGACAATTTCAGCAAGGAGCAGCCGGTAACATGAAAGGAATGATGGGATTTAACAACATGTAACCTTTTTGCCTTTCCGAACAGAGGATCCCTCAAGTAGCATCTTTCTTACAGAGACTTTGAGAACTCTGCTAGAAAGGTAGCGTTGTCACTTCTGGAAGACCATGAAATAAAATGGATTTCGAGACTACGTGTGGTCTTTGTGCGGTGTCTTCCTGGTCATTTTATTTTGGTGGCTTTTTACATCTACTACAAGTAATGACAAGGAAATCCAGTTTTAAATTATATCAAAAATTAATTTAAGTTTTGAAAGAAAATAGGAGATAAGAGTTAAAGAGACGATATTTACAACCAATGTTAACCTCTTTGTATACTTCATCACTGGCAGTTTCCTGGAAAATTGTCTGCTGTAAAATAAAATCAGTTTCTTAATGGTTGTAGTTTGATTGTTTAGCATTATTTGTGTCATGATGAAACACTACGTGGCCTTTTCCAGTTCATTAGATCTACGTACGATGGAGTCACATTTCTGGAGCACTTGTCATGTGCCATATTTATTTGTATGAGACACTTGTTGAGGTTCAGTAGAAAAGAGGAGCGTAGTAGTTGGAAAGGGTTATGGTTCAGCACATGGGTAGTCGGCCTTTGGCACTCCTGATGTTGGAACTAAGTCTCTACCTATTTGCTCTACTTTTCTTGGAACtcttatagaagtgaatggagcatgctgggagttgtagttcgatacgagctggagtgctgaagggtgTAGTTTAAAATCGCCCAATCACtaaataaaactttattaataCATGAAATGGATAACAATGGGAACAATTTTAAGACATTAGAAGGTTGCAGCTGGCGTGGTCTCCAAAAATAGAAGGTGCAATACACACATTAATACTACATTACACAAGGGCTGGGAAATAAAACAGAGCCAAAATCCTCTGTATATGGATGACCATAGAACAACAGTGAGCAAGTGCTACATATATAAAGCACTCTGTCATTGCTGGTCTCTGGTACCATCCAATGTCAGGATTTTGGCTGTATTTTATTTCCTAATTGTTGTGTGATGCGAGACTGATATATGCATTGCTagtattgcagaaatagtgaaaaTCACAGCccaaaataagcaaaaaatacGAAAAAATAGCATATATACCAAAATTGATGCACGAGAAAGACTTTCCGATCAAAAGCCTGATGAAACAACTCGCAAGTAAAAAAGTTCCAGCACCAAAAAATGTTCTTGTCAGAAAACACATAAGGTAAATTATGATAAACATCAAAAAAAATGCCAAACggacagaaattaaaaaaaaacaaaactccaaaattgccaaaaaatatacacaaaaacacactaCATACTGGATCTAGATAGGCTTACGTGTTTCTGGATTGGTAGTCCCTTAGTGCTATGACTAAGAGACTACCAATCCTGAAATGCATAAGATCCAGTATGTAGTGTTTTGGTgcatattttttgtaaaaaaaaaaaaaaaaaatttttttgccctgtttggcattttttttttatgtatcatttatttatgtgttttctaatttaaaagttatgttttaatttcttCTGACAAGAAAATGTTTTGGTTCTGGAACTTTTTTACTTGCGAGTTGATATATGCATTGCACCTTATTTTTCAAGCAAAGGCTAGCTGTGCCCtactttttaaaatacttttagaTTACTGATAAAACTGTTGTTCTATTTCATGTATTAAGTCAGTATTAAAAATTTTTTGATTGGTTTGTATGATTTCCATAGTTTTAGTGATgtcgtgtttttgtttttttgttgtttttttttgggtttttttgcctagAAGGTGTAGGTTTAATACAATGTTtttgctaaaaagaaaaaaaatctaaggcTGGGTCCCCACGTAAAAGACcgtagcaaaaaagcactgctgaaaaaccgcggtggcaacgtatcgcggttcttcccacagcactttgctCAGAGTGttcatagaggtttcctctgtagaatttcttcttcaattatacctatagggaaactgctggcatttttgtctgcggattttgatgcttttccgcagcgtttttgtggagtttctgcaacagatgctgcgtttttgctgtggttttcacactctccatagaaatctatggaggaaaaactcagcgtttccgcaacagTAATTGACATGCTCTGTTTTTCAAAAAGCTTTTCAGCACCGTTTTTTttcgcagtgtggggctaggattagacaaaattgcattcactatgctggtactgtaaaacgcagcgtttttttttccactgtgtttccgcaatgtccaaaaatgctgtgtttctgcccagtggggcctcagccttaaaaaggATCTGTCACAAAGTAGCGAACACTAAATGCCTACATCATGTGATTCTTGCTGTGCCCTGATCAATTTGCTGTCTTTCATTTGTCAA from Leptodactylus fuscus isolate aLepFus1 chromosome 7, aLepFus1.hap2, whole genome shotgun sequence carries:
- the SRP54 gene encoding signal recognition particle subunit SRP54; the encoded protein is MVLADLGRKITSALRSLSNATIINEEVLSAMLKEVCTALLEADVNIKLVKQLRENVKSAIDLEEMASGLNKRKMIQHAVFKELVKLVDPGVKAWTPTKGKPNVIMFVGLQGSGKTTTCSKLAYYYQRKGWKTCLICADTFRAGAFDQLKQNATKARIPFYGSYTEVDPVNIAYEGVEKFKNENFEIIIVDTSGRHKQEDSLFEEMLQVSNAIQPDNIVYVMDASIGQACEAQAKAFKDKVDVASVIVTKLDGHAKGGGALSAVAATKSPIIFIGTGEHIDDFEPFKTQPFISKLLGMGDIEGLIDKVNELKLDDNEALIEKLKHGQFTLRDMYEQFQNIMKMGPFSQILGMIPGFGQDFMSKGNEQESMARLKKLMTIMDSMNDQELDNTDGAKLFSKQPGRIQRVARGSGVSTRDVQELLAQYTKFAQMVKKMGGIKGLFKGGDMSKNVNPSQMAKLNQQMAKMMDPRVLQHMGGMAGLQSMMRQFQQGAAGNMKGMMGFNNM